DNA sequence from the Salvia splendens isolate huo1 chromosome 19, SspV2, whole genome shotgun sequence genome:
TCTTAAATTACAGCGAAAAGAAATGAATCCGCATATGTCAACTCTTTAGCATATCAGTCGAGGAAAATCTAACTTACTGAAGGAGAAAATCCATCATATGGGTTCTTTCCAGCCTTCGAATCTGCCAAAAGTTCCCGAGCAGTTGTAATGTAAGAGGCTAAGCCACCAGGGTAGCTTGCATTAAGCCGAGAAACCTACAAGATCATCAAAAGACAAAAGACTAAGTGCCAAAAACTTTATCAGAACCAACAAACACGAAAAATCAGCTCtagtaaaaaaaaacaatccTCATTTAGCTAAAGGTACAAAACGTTAGTAGAAAATGTAAAACTATAGGTGTTAGTTAGAGATCACTTCACTATAAATGTTCAAAACTCATCCGTCAATTTCGTGATCTAAATTTGAAGGATCTCTGCATAATCAACTGTTATACTTAAcacaccaatttttttttgtctaataatacataaaaatatgaaaattggcATGAATAACCAAAATGCTAAACCCAAACCTAAGTTTCATCCAAAGTTGAGCAGCCAATTCAAATCAATACAGACGCAGGTGAAGCAACCACAACACTACCTGTTCGAAAAACGCACGCTTGCCATCATCATCGACACCGGGCTCTGGCCAATGCTCGAACAAGTGAGCCTGATTCAAATCCAGCAGCATCTTCGCCAACTCCACCTGCACACACAAAACACAGCATCGATAAACCAACTGAAATTGAGCCATGTAAGCATAGAAATCAACGATCGGGACAGAAATGTGGACCTGATCGGGCGAGAGGAGGGAGAGGTTTTTGTGGAGATTGGGGGCGGCAGAGGCCAAATCGTCAATAGAGAGCTTGGAGAGCGCATCcgctgcggcggcggcggccatGACGTCAGATTCAGGCGACTATGCTGAaacagtgagagagagagagagagagtattacTTTGCAATTCTAGAGtttgtataaataaatatatatatacacagaAATTTAGAAGACAGAACGATAGTTACTGATTGCGACGTGAATCGAACCGATTTCGTCGGGTCGGGTCGGTAAACGGCGACGAGAGTTGGTTGAAAATCTGAAGAAGGTTCAGTAAATATTTAGTGAATcgaatttatattaattttcccTAAAAAAAAGTAGATTACATAGTTTTTTATTCATGAAATTAGTTTTGGATTAATGGTAGATTGTGTCCATTTTGAAAGTTAGACGAGAAATGAGTAAATGAAATTTATGTAATCTCTTTTTGGTTTGTGGAGATTAACTTGTTTGCTGTGCTTgaaacatgtatatatataagttCAAGATTTCCCAAGTTCTAAGTAATATCCTCAAAATAAGTTTAAAGCAATGTTTTTTTAGTATAACGATAAAATGTGTATAGActaataatttgatttaatCGGTTAGAAAAATTTAAGCAAATTagtttaaaaaacaaaaaatagatacacaaattttatactccctccgttcccgattaagagtcacacttttccatttcggtctgtAAATTGAAAGTAGTTCTCagattccactaactcacttcacttacattttattataaaaccaatattaaaaataagttacacattccactaactttttcaatcaacttttttttacatttcttaaaatctgtgtctgGTCAAAGTGTGATTCTTAATCGAGGACGTTGGAAGTAATTCGATTGTGACTGAATTAGCCGAAATAGCCTTAAATAACTATactaaatcaatttttaaatttggttTGTTATTCTATAAATAGCACTAAAGAGCATTTAGATACACACTAAAGAAATGACGTAACACGAATATAGAAAAAGATGAAGAAAAGGGTCACGgggtaaatttattttttccaatGTAGAAAATAGAAATCTTTACAAAAGCCAAAAAAGTTGATGAATGATGATTGTATATGTAACTGAGATTGCCTCTAGTTGGCATATTCCAAGGAACATCCTCTCTTTACTTTTTAAACGAcgttaaattatttattattcttcaCCAGAAAAGTGGCTTCGAATCAAAGCTATCGAAAAGAATTCAGTGCCAAACCCATGTACATTGATTCCTCCTAAAAAAtgtatttttatcttttttttttatttattctaagAGTGTGAAACATGCCACACCTTCGCTGAGATGGACGCATCCCACACGAGCAACCGGAGAGCGGCGTGTAATACAACCGGCAACGACGCGCGCTTCTCGTGCTCTTAAGCACACGTTGCCAACGCCCTTTGTATAACTGAAAGTCGAGATCGAATACCATCAACACTTTCTGTATTCCGCTACGGATACATACCTAAGCAGCTTGTTCCCCCAAACTCCGAGTACATCAAGCTAACGTCGCACGTTTACCTTTTGCTTCCCTCGACTGCACATAGTTTACAAGCATGTATAAGATCACAGTAGATGTCATGGTTAGAGATAAGtaggcagagagagagagagaggaccTGCGCAGCGGCTGATTGCTTTGAATCAAGAAACTGGCTGTAGATATCATGCAACCTTCGCTTCTCAGCTTCTGATACCGACGGTTTAGCATTGGACGCGATGGACTTCAAGAGAGCATTTGTGATTACAGGCATCTTTTTAGTTGTGCTGACATCATTGTTATCTAAAAGCTCGTGAACCGCTTCAAGTTGTGTGTCGGAGAGAAGCGCTTGAAGGTCAGCTCCACTGAAGCCTTCAGTCATTTGAGCTACATGCTCCAAGTCGACATCACCGTCCATTGGTAACTGCAGTGGTTCTCGGATTAGTCATTAGTGAGTTGTGTAAACACGAATTCTTATGGTCCAGAAGACTGACATATCATGTACTCCTATTTCAGAACCACTTAAAACTTTTTCTTACACCACGAAGAAGAGAATCACCGACAAAAAGAATAACGCCTATAAATTGCAGATATAGGTGCTTACCTTTCTCGAGAGGACCTTAAGAATCTCTAGCCTCTCCTGGTGTGACGgaaatttacaaaataaaagtCGGTCCAGCCTACCAGGCCGTAGAAGTGCAGCATCAAGCAAATCTGGTCGACTGGTTTACAGCAGGCAATGTGTTACAAAAATAGTATCAAAATGAAGCTTCCAAGTGATGGTAACTTTTCAGATTATTTATATAATGTATAACGTTTTCATTTAgggagagaaagaaaaggaagGTCCATAACAGGTCATTGGATTTTGCACTGAAAAAAGTTCATTTCATCAACATATACAGACAACTTCTGAAGAGCAGAACTTACCTAGTAGCAGCAAAAACAAATACACCAGTCAAGACTTCAACACCATCCAATTCTGTTAGAAACTGGCATATAATGTGACAAGGTATTGGTAGCTGAGGCGGAACAGCAAAAGAAATATTAGGCTGAGCGGGATGAAGGAACTGACCTGATTGACAACTCTATCAGTTACACCGGTATTATCATGTCCTCTCTTCGGAGCAATAGAATCAAATTCATCAAAAAAGAGAAGGCAGGGAGCTGCTGCAGCTGCTTTTGAGAAGATATCCCGAACCTAAAATAGTTTATGCATGCAGTCAGTTGCTTCTCAATGCCCCCACAGAAACTGAGAAAAATAACTTCCAGGCCAAGCTTGGATATAGCACACGCCAAATGGCTTCATGTATTATATGAAAAGGTACATCTGAATGAAATCCAGGTATAACCCTAACTGACCATAAACAGGCCCTTTGGATGTTTAGTTGCCCAGGTATAATAATCtaacaaaagaaaatatagacTGCTATAAGGAAAACCACACTATATAAAGGCCCTATATTTATTGACATTCTAGTGCAAACCACCATAGAAATGAACTCTAGATCCAGAGTTCAAGCCACTTCCAGTATTGCATTTGTACCCAATGGCTGATGCACTTGGTAACATGCATGCTAACAATTATAACTTATAAGGTATGAAGTAGTATTCGAGGGGGGGGAAATGAAAACTAACAAATTATCACAACAGATTGACTATATAGGAGAAACTAATAAGACAAAATACAGATGCATATTGTCTccaaaagtagaaaatgaaatctATACAAGGCAGCTCATATCTTACAGCTTGTTCAGAAGCACCAATATACTTGTTAAGCAATTCGGGCCCTTTCACTGAGATGAACCGTAGTGAACATGCTGCAGCAGCTGCACCAACAATATGTGTTTTCCCACAACCAGGAGGACCATATAAGAGAACATTGGATCGCAATCTTAATGGTGCTTGTGCAAATATGTTGGGAAATTTTGAAGGTAGCTCAATCATCTGATACAAAATACAACACGCCATTAATCAATCTAAAGCCAATATGTACAATGTGAAGTTACAGCCTCAAATAATTAACATCCATATGTTTTTAACAGAACACCACAAAAGCCAGATCCAGCTTGGAAATTACAGAAAAGCGAGAAAGAATAATTTGTTCTAGATAAGGAGCAAGCAGATTTAGAAAGTTATTTGCAGGATTGAAGAATTTAAGCATAAAGGCAGTGAAGAGGTTTCTACAGTAGAACAAATAATAACAGGATGCCactgaaaaattcaaaacatgCACAAAATTCTGCTTCTGTCCAGAAAAATAACTCTTTTGCccttcttcttttactttaaaaagtcCAGTAGTAAAATTCAAGATGTATTTTGTTAGGTTGAAGATCTTCAAAAACCAAGATCCAGGTCAATATCAGCCATGAAAAATGACATTAAATCCACTGATAATGAGATACTTGAAAACATCACAGTGTTATATTGGACATAGCTGTTTCTGGTCTACTATACCAATTTAAGATCATTGAAGCAGTTTACATGCAATTCGAGAAGAGCAAACTCAGATGAGAAGCTAGCAGAAAATTAATGTCAATTGTCAAAGTCCGATGGATGAGAACACTTGGAAGAAACATTCTACACTACTATGTTACACAATTGGGAGGTTGTTTTTTACTGCTACCAGAGTTCAAGATCATTTCATTCACTTTTGTGAATTATAAAGAAAGATCATCAATAAAAGATCAACTTATTAGTATCATCTAAAAGCAAATAGCCACACAAAACTGGTGTCAGTTTTTGAGATGGACGATTGAAAGAATACAAACTCCATATACTACAGTAAAATACCTCTTTAATAGCATTTCGAATGTCATTAAGACCACCAACATCTTCCCAACCAGAGCGACCACCTTCTGTAGCTGGTTTAGTGATGTCTCGCATGGCCACAGGTAGAAAATTTTCCATTGCTTGCTGAAAGTCATCCCGAATCAAAGTAGGCTTTCTATTTTCTTTAGATCCCAAATCAGCAGATAATGAGCGACCAATGGCAGCATGCACAGATCGGTCTACCAGTATTTCCTGAAGATATAATTTGCATACAAGTATATTTTGGCCAAAAATTTGTTGTCATAAAGGGTAAAAATCCAAATCAATTAGATACCAGTTGAATTTCATCCATATAGCAGTACGTTGtagtatataaattttttagCAATGATTTACCAGATCATAAGCATCATATCCATCACATTTTGATGCTATATCTGACAGTAGATCATCAGAACATTGCAATGATCGTTTCTCCATCTCATGCTTCAAAATAGCTGACCGTTCAGCAGCAGCAGGTGCAGGAAGATTGACATGAAAGTCAAACCGTCCTGAACTCAATCAATTCTAGTTGTCAGATAAagtcataaaagaaaataattatttaaagaaCAATTATTTCCACTTAATTCGGAATAATGCACCAGAACAGCTCAAGCTCTGTGGAAAATTAGTCAGGGATTGCACAGTAGCCATGAATGCAATGGGACCAGTCCCACAAAAGCTCCTTTGCTTTCCCTACAAGCATGAGAGCATAAAAAACGTTATGtcaaatataaaagaaatgtgTCCACCTGGATTTAGCCATCATCTATTGGGTTCATTGTTCACTCATTATTAGGAATCGCCATGCACTATTAAACATGATACACCAAAAAATAAGCAACATGTGGTATCTTTATTTTGAGGAAAAACATGTGACATCTAGTTGAAATGGAGTAAAtgcagagagagaaagtgaACCTACCTACTTGGAAAACACGAGGTGGGTTAAGATCAATGCATGGAGCTCAAAAAGGactaaaatattttcatttgcATGAAGTAACTCATTTTTTGTAAATATAGATCACAATTATTCTAGGTCAGAAAACATGAAGCCTCAGTGGGTCAGCTCCCAGTTTTAGAGAGACAATAACAAACCATCAGATtcataagagagagagagagagagagagagagagagagagagagtttcaAATAACAAATTCATCTTGCCTCATCTAATATATCAGCAAGAAACTCAATGAATGCTGCAGAAGATGATGAAGGTTGAGACCCCTCCAGATCGGAGGAAGATGCAACAAGGCTGTCAAGATCATCCAAGATGATGACAGAAGGTGCATGATCCAGTGCTTCAGAGATGTTTCTGGAAAGTTCTTGACGAATAGTTGAAGGCTTCTCCAGAGTGAGCCTAGAACATGACACAAAGACTCTGCAAAAGGGAACCCTCTATCTAATCAGATTCATGCAGCAGTTAGAGGTAGGTAAGACCCAAATACTTGATGAAAATTTATGATTAAATCAGAAAATTCTTACACATGTGCCAAAATATCTTTACAGCCTTCAATATATTTTGCAGAGGCTTTGGCCAATAATGTTTTTCCAGAACCCTACAAAACAAAATTTTCCAGCACATGATAATAATCTGGCTTCATAAAGGTAAGGTAACAGAAACaagaattatatatttaatttttcccTAGTAGATAAGTTGACATTGTTTTATCATGTGCAGAGGGCACAAAACATGACCCCGAGTTCCATAAATCCCAGATTTCAGGCCATGGAGCAGTTGGATAAAGGTGTTTAAGGTTTCTACACCTTGGATTAAGAGATACCCCTTAAGTTTTTCCCAACCTTAAACATGCATATTTATATTGTCTATTCAACTTTTATTAAAGAAAGATACAGGTAAAAGATGCCAAAAAATATCCTTCTAGAAAATAATTTGCTTTAAAAGGTCTCAAATGAGATAGTGTTGGTGAGACTTACTGCAGGTCCGCATATTAGAATATGCCCAGGCAACGGCAGATTATAGATACTGAACAACATTCCATAAGTAGGAGATAACAAAGAGATCAACCCTGAATGTAATTAACCAAGTTAGATGAAATACTTCACAATATATATAATAGCAAACAATCAAAATAGGTGCAGTACATATTTCTGTGGCCAAACCATGAACAAATGGCCTATGGAACCAAAGTTGAACCAGGAAATTGGCATAATTCTTATGTTGATATATGAATAAGGTGCTGAGAGTTAAGTGGTCTAAGGTGACAACCTTTCTTGAGAATATACACCTTTGCCTATGCAAATTTTCAAGACTTGACTCAATTCAGAGACAACTGAATCACATACATTACCTGGAGCTTATTTGGGCTTTAAATAGAGCAATACAGTTACAGTTTAGTGGTTGATGGCAAGTTTTTTATTCTTATGGTCTCCTATAGACCTCCTAAGCAGCAACTTTTGAATCCCACAAAAAATACCCATTCAATCACAAAAGATTGAACACACGACACTTTTATAAAGTTTTTCTTCTAGACAGTCCTATAGCAAGGAAATCATTATAAGCAAACCAGTAACTTGGCAGCAAACCAGTAACTTGGCAAAGAATCCCCTCCTTGGGGATCTAGTAGGTAGTCATCAGTAGTCTGCCAGCATACATAATTATATAATGATGGAAATGAAAAGGTAACTAGGTAAAAAAATACCTACAGTGATTTACATCAGATGGAGCTGTACCCATCCAGTCCAATGAAGAACTTGAAGCAAAAAGGACATTTCCAGGAAATACTGAAGGGGAAACATGAGAGAATAACATATCACCCAGCTGCAGCTTCTCTAGCAACATGTCTAAACTTTTTGAAGAAAATTTGCTCCCGCGGCCTTTGTCAAATGCAAGTTCATAGGTATTATAGTCGCCATCATACAAAGACTCATCAACAAGTGACAGCATATAAAGGATATCGACCCATGCATCTTCAGCCTGGTTTCTGTTTCTGGGGAAACTTTTACCAGATGTTTGTATCTTGCAATTTATAGGCAAACTCTCATATTTGACTTTTAAATGAAGTAAGTTTTTGCTTCCTATAACCAATGAGCTTACGTCTTCTGCTGAATTTGAAGCAAAAGTTTCAAGCTGGGCTATACACCACACACGTAAAAGATCTGATAAACCATTTCTATGACCAAATTTCCTGTGTCCTTCCCTGGTCTTAGTAGCTGTGCCTTCAACCTCGTCATGGGAAAGTCCAGAAGAAAGTGCTGCAACAAACTTGTCGTGCACAGACCAATCACTAACACCCACTTCTGCATTTGAACTAATATTATCAATACTATCTTTTTGTTTATGGTAGTCACGGTTGCTTGCAACTTCCCGGCTGTTATTCTCCATAAACTGATTCTTTTCAAATATCTTGAAATGATATGGTGAAATAGAAAAGGGAGGTATGTCTTCTTTTGAACTAATGATACACCCTTTGACATGTACCCCTGAAATAAGAACAGAGTAAATGAATATCACAAACTTAAATAAAGCCATACAAAATGATCAAAAAAATTAGGGTTATCGTGACAACTGACAGGTTAACAAAACATCGACGAACATACATGTTTTGAGTGatgataattttaattcaaatagAAATTTAACTCAATGCTTTGAAGAATTAACTTACATGTGTGTAATTCTGCCCCCAAATACAGGCGGAGAGACTGAGCTAGCATTATGTGCCCTTTTGACACTGATTCACATAATAATAGATGGACGATGAGATGCTGGGGTAAATTCCCCTTATCGTTATGAATACCATTGTTGGcttcattttcatttgatttgctTCTAGATTGCAGTTGTTTCTTGCTACTTTTGGTTAGAGACCGTGGAGATATCTCTACAAGCTGACAAGAACtgaaagaatatttcttagctGTTTCTGGATGGACATAAACACCAAATGTGAGTACAACGTCCATTTCAACGCCATTCTCCTCGTATTTATAAATAGACTTATTATCTGAATCTTGAATCCGAAGCTGTGCTTTAGCAATTGTGTGACCCTCATCTGGAGATTGCAGGGATGGATTTTTACGTCTCTTTGGAGCTACTGCAACTTCAGTTCCAGGAACAAGTTGAACTGGAAACAATCTCACATGTAAAATAACAAGCATCAAAAATGATAATATACTTAATAGAAGTACGTTCACAAGAGTTCTTATTGAATGGAAGAGGATAATAAGAGGCCTTAAACTGGCACAATATAACAAGTAATGCATAATCCAAACATAATAGGAAAACTGCTTCGAAAgtagaataa
Encoded proteins:
- the LOC121779705 gene encoding peroxisome biogenesis protein 1-like yields the protein MEFEVRAVGGIESCFVSLPLSLIQTLQTGYLPPILALELRSDDRLWQVAWCGAASNSPSSIEIARHYADCIGLSDRTSVKVRVVSNLPKATLVTVEPLTEDDWEILELNSELAESVILKQVGVVHEQMKFPLWLHGQTVVTFVVMSIFPQNPVVQLVPGTEVAVAPKRRKNPSLQSPDEGHTIAKAQLRIQDSDNKSIYKYEENGVEMDVVLTFGVYVHPETAKKYSFSSCQLVEISPRSLTKSSKKQLQSRSKSNENEANNGIHNDKGNLPQHLIVHLLLCESVSKGHIMLAQSLRLYLGAELHTWVHVKGCIISSKEDIPPFSISPYHFKIFEKNQFMENNSREVASNRDYHKQKDSIDNISSNAEVGVSDWSVHDKFVAALSSGLSHDEVEGTATKTREGHRKFGHRNGLSDLLRVWCIAQLETFASNSAEDVSSLVIGSKNLLHLKVKYESLPINCKIQTSGKSFPRNRNQAEDAWVDILYMLSLVDESLYDGDYNTYELAFDKGRGSKFSSKSLDMLLEKLQLGDMLFSHVSPSVFPGNVLFASSSSLDWMGTAPSDVNHWLISLLSPTYGMLFSIYNLPLPGHILICGPAGSGKTLLAKASAKYIEGCKDILAHVVFVSCSRLTLEKPSTIRQELSRNISEALDHAPSVIILDDLDSLVASSSDLEGSQPSSSSAAFIEFLADILDEGKQRSFCGTGPIAFMATVQSLTNFPQSLSCSGRFDFHVNLPAPAAAERSAILKHEMEKRSLQCSDDLLSDIASKCDGYDAYDLEILVDRSVHAAIGRSLSADLGSKENRKPTLIRDDFQQAMENFLPVAMRDITKPATEGGRSGWEDVGGLNDIRNAIKEMIELPSKFPNIFAQAPLRLRSNVLLYGPPGCGKTHIVGAAAAACSLRFISVKGPELLNKYIGASEQAVRDIFSKAAAAAPCLLFFDEFDSIAPKRGHDNTGVTDRVVNQFLTELDGVEVLTGVFVFAATSRPDLLDAALLRPGRLDRLLFCKFPSHQERLEILKVLSRKLPMDGDVDLEHVAQMTEGFSGADLQALLSDTQLEAVHELLDNNDVSTTKKMPVITNALLKSIASNAKPSVSEAEKRRLHDIYSQFLDSKQSAAAQSREAKGKRATLA